The candidate division WOR-3 bacterium DNA window AAATCATGAACAAAAATATCTCCCCTGTTAGAAATCCAGATATAAGCAAGATGCTTGTGCTTTTTAATTCTCTGTGTCTGCTCAGCCTGAGGAAATTGGAGTGTCTTTAAACCCTTTTCCTTTCTAAAAACAGTTGTTAACATAAAAAATATAATAAGTAAAAAAGCAATATCAGCCATTGAGGCTGTTGGAATAACTGGTCTTGGTTTTTCAATTCTTTCAATTTTCATGCTTCCCCTCCAATACCTTTAATAGAAATTTTCCTTGGAATTCTCTCATCCTCATCTAATATTCCATTTCCATTCTTATCAAGGAGTCCCTTTTTCCACATTGTTGAATCAGCTTTTTCATA harbors:
- a CDS encoding biopolymer transporter ExbD, which produces MKIERIEKPRPVIPTASMADIAFLLIIFFMLTTVFRKEKGLKTLQFPQAEQTQRIKKHKHLAYIWISNRGDIFVHDLPADTNFIKREFQQLVFEDPQLLTMIMADKRVEYRYVNMVTEALRSAKALRVSFRTDFEKK